DNA from Gracilinanus agilis isolate LMUSP501 chromosome 3, AgileGrace, whole genome shotgun sequence:
taataaaacctagTTTTCTGATCTCTAGATTATTTGACCTCCAATGGGCATCTGAGTGAAAatgaagcaaggaagaaattctGGCAGATTCTTTCAGCAGTGGAATACTGCCATAGTCATCATATAGTTCATAGGGATCTCAAAACAGAAAACCTTCTTTTGGATGCCAGCATGAATATCAAGCTAGCAGGTAAGAAGcgttaaatgtttttaaatatttaagctTGGATAAATAGTAATTGTGAAAGTTTGGTAACAAATGATGACATTGTAATGTAATTTATAATTCTTGCTCCTAAATACTATaggtaattttccttaaaatgtataACCTCTGACATTTTAGccttaaattattcttttttttccccctcttatctctttttctcaAAGATTTTGGATTTGGGAATTTCTACAAGTCAGGAGAGCCTTTATCTACATGGTGTGGAAGTCCCCCATATGCTGCCCCAGAAGTTTTTGAAGGGAAGGAGTATGAAGGGCCCCATCTTGATATTTGggtaagagagagagggagggaggaagagaaagaaagagagagtctatgtatacatgcatgtatattatGTAATAAAGTATTGCCATACTGTTAGGTGGTGTGCATCACGTGACAGTCACTGACCAGAGTGTTGTATTGTTACTTTTTTGTTAACAGAGCCTTGGTGTTGTGTTATATGTCCTTGTCTGTGGCTCTCTTCCTTTTGATGGGCCCAATTTACCAACTTTAAGACAAAGAGTGTTGGAGGGCCGGTTTCGTATTCCTTTCTACATGTCCCAAGGTATGTAAGATCTTTGAAGACCTAGGAATTCTCTGATTTCTTATGATAGTTACTTATTTTGGAAGAGTTGAGATTTGTTTCCTGAAATacctgcttgtttttttttttttaatctgaatttgAGTCCATGAAACCACACACATATCCATATTTTTATAGAGAGAGTATGCTTTTGCTTACTAGAAAACAAGGGCAATAAgactcaaaaagtatttttaggTCCCATTCTTATAAGATCTTTCCTTGGGCATTCTTAAAGCAACCAAGCAATAAAAAACAAGCCTTTTTGAGGGatgggaaatggaaaagacattgccaatctgaaaaatgaaagtattagattaaatcataaaatatatagatttagagctggaaaggaccttagagttcTTTTaactcaacttcctcattttccagatgacttCTTTAGTCCAACTTACATTCTAGGATTTAGGAACTTTTCATAATGAAACCTGACCTGACATTTCACAGATTGAAATTTCTTGTCAAAATTTTTCTCAGCTTTTTTTGAAATATGTAGTCAAGAACAATTAAGGGAATTAGTCTTTTCTTCAAACAAGTGGCATGTTTGATGGGGCAAGTAGACTGAAGTATTTTGGTAAAGGCTTTCCCCTAGGAGTGCCAAGTGAAAAAAGCAAAACTTGAGAGTATATAAACAATGCTTACAGAGGTTCCAAATCATTTTAATGCTTACAATCCTTTATAAAGCTAGATTCTTACCTGTAAGTGCTGGCTAGAGATAGCAAATGAGATGTACAGAAAAACAAGTTTCTAGGCTGCTGAACTGATCCCCCTATTTAATTGTTGTCCTTTGAGTATGTCAGTTATGGTGACAAAGATCAGTTATTGGTTaatatggctttttaaaaaaaattacagtttgCTTGTGTGTTTTCCCAACATCAGATTGTGAAACATTAATCCGTCGTATGCTGGTGGTGGACCCTACCAAACGAATAACGATTGCTCAAATAAAGCACCACAAGTGGATGCAAGCAGACCCTTCCCTTCAGCAGAATCCACCGCTGTCCTTTTCTATTCAGAACTACTGCTCTAACCTGGGAGACTACAATGAACAGGTGCTAGGGATTATGCAGACACTTGGTATCAACAAGCAAAGAACTGTGGAGGTGAGCTTCCTCTCCTGGCCTACTTTTGTTCCAGCACCCTTTTCATGCTTGACTGGTGACTAATTAAATGTACATAACACATTCTTTTTGAGTTAGCCAGCATTATCAGGAAAAACTGGAGTGCATGAATCAAGTTAAAATGCTAACTATTCTCAATTTAAGGGTGAGCTAGTCTTCTCTTCTAAAATATATTCTCAGTTGCCAGGAATAACCTGTGAACAGCCTCATAAAGAAAGTTCAACGAACTTgattaagaaataaaagtcaCATTTCTCCTCAATTTTTGCAAACTTgttacatttttcttattccGATGTTGATATAACTATAAGTTCCTCTGTTCTTTCTTCTAGTCATTGCAAAATAGTAGCTATAACCATTTTGCTGCTATTTATTACCTCCTCCTGGAACGGCTCAAGGAATATCGGAACACTCAGCCATCTAACTGCTCAGGGCTTGGAAAGTTGCAAAGATCTAGGAGCTCTGACCTTAGTAATTTTGAGGTAAAAACATAGAAaggtttttttcttaatgtttcctccttccccaagctattttctctctgtctttactCATATAATCCTTAGAATGAAAGGTTTTAGAACTTTTGAACCACAAAGCTGGGTGATCAAGTAAGACTCAGAATATTTTGTATaagggaaataatatttttaccCTCTGCCTAGGGGGTTACATAGCATTCTCTTCTTCATCATGGCTGTTCTAACATAGCTTCAGCTCTCTGTCTGGTATGGTTCTAAGCATGACCAAAGCTgtgattgaaaaggaaaagtgtGCCAATCACTCCTTAAGTTCTCCCCAAGATACACCACTCTAGATTTCTCTTATTTCACAGGATTTTCACATGTTTCACATAATATTTCACAAACATCAGCTTATTTGGAATCATTATCAATATTGACCAGTTTATTCTAGATTCCCCACTTGTGTGGTAGAATTTGAAGTCTATTCTAGTTATAAATGGAGAAACCTTAATAATAAATGGTGGTGGGAAAGATGTGGGACCATTTGTTGATGCCCATTGTTCTGAGTCTTTTCCtaagtggttttctttttcatctgaTCTATAGATGCCTCAAGAAGGCCTTACTAGTGATGCTTTCAGATCTTCTTTGCTGTACCAGCAGCCTCAAAACCTGACCCAGTCAATGTTACAGGAAGAAATGGATTTTGATTTGAACAACCCTCTACAAGTAAGTTCTCACAAATCAAGAGCTAAAAGCTATACGTGGGTTTAGAAAAGAGAACCATATCTTTTTGCCAGTTCTCATGGCCTAGCTTTTGAATggctttatatatttaattttttacagcCTCTCTTCTTCTCCATGGACCCCAGCTTCAGTGGTCTGTTCCGAAACTGCTCCATCTCTCCCAACAGCCTGCTGGAAACCACTATTAGTGAGGAGGTTAGACAAGATAAAGACTTTGAGGAGGAAATCAAAACTCAGAACCCCATTCACCTCCCCAGCAACACCAGCAGGAGACATACCCTTGCTGAGGTCACCAGTCATTTCTACCAGTGCACCCCTCCATGTGAGTCAGCCCACAGGCAAAAAAGgccctttctttgtttcttcagaaAAAGGATTAACAATTAAGGAGAGTCCAGATGACtgaagtatttattttacattattagtagagaaaataaaagtgaacttcattcttttttttccccctgtttaacctttcttttggttttagtgtatgactttttttaaaaagtccactaagggaacaaaagagagagaacataatGAGTCACATAATTTTGTAGCTATAATATTATGAAattttcccatcctttattagatttatttgttTCCATGTATGTTTTGGGGAACTATTGTGGGAATGTATCATTCTCTGACACAGTATATAAAGCACTAGGCCTAGAGtaaggaaatcctgagttcaaatatggcctcagacatttactgtgtgtcccaagacaagtcacttaacttctgtttgcttcagtttcctcaattgtaaaataatagcacctaccttgcaagattattgtaaagatcaaatgagataatatttgtaaagcacttctcacagtgcttggcacatagtaaatgctatataagtaTGTgtttccttaacttctctgttcTATACTGCATGAACTTTCTGTCATGGCCAAAGCTTCAGGAAAGATGTCTTGGCTTTAGAGTGGCCAATAGAGACTTTAGAGTAAAAGCATATGATAGTGACAGCAAGATTCTGACTGAGTAGGAGAAAAAGTCAGAACACTTTGGAATACTTTTGCCCCAGACAGAAAATCTCTTAAAGTTATTTATTCATATTCCATAGCCGTGAAgcactcctttctctttctcaggatttctcttcctcactcctaacctccataaaaaattaaatagaatatgGTTTTGCAGTTGACAGTGCAAATGTTGCCCTCTTTGTATTACCAAGTAGACTAAGTATTCAGTATATTAAATGCTATTCTTGAAGGCTTCAACAAAGTTAACGTGTCCTTTATAATGTTCTTTGTCTTCTAGATATAGTCATTTCTTCTTGTACTAGCCCAGCAGAGGGAACCAACTCAGATAGCTGCCTCACCTCTTCTTCTAACAATGGGTCAGAAGGTCTGAGTAGCTGCCTCAAGGACCAAGTGCTGATGGCTAACTCCACCACTGTCAAAATGACCTCTCCTTTCCCTGTGGCACAGTCTGATACCCCAGGCCAGAAGTTAGAGGGATGCCTAGGAGGACCTGCTCTGTTACCTCTCAGTTTTCAAGAAGGAAGGAGAGCTTCAGATACCTCACTCACTCAAGGTAGGCCCTTCCCAATAGTAAGTGAGAGATCTTGTGATTTTGCTCTGTCCTAAGAAAATTTCTTTATACACATTTTCTCATTCATGTAATATTATATCAGTTATCTAAATTGGGAACTTAAGGCAAAGAAGAACTAGATAGACTTGTCTAGATTCTTGCAATAGAACAGAGAAAGCAGTAAAAATACTCTCAGAGATGGTTCTGGTCATAGACCTTCACCTCTGAGAGTCCCCTCAGTTCTCATAATTCTAAAAGGCAAGtgtatttaaaataatcattccattgagtattaaatatttattagaatatCTCAATCTATTTTGATTTACCTACTGAATAAAAAAACCAACCCTTGGGGCATTTAGATATTATAAGAAAATCTTTATACCTTAAAATAAGAAATCaggtatatatttatttcattgctAGCTGTTACAAAACTCCACATTCCTGGATTTCTCTTCCTGCCTTTTTTATATTGCTCACAATATGTCTCTTGGATTTTCTTATGTGTTTTTACTTGCTATTTCTAATTTACATGAGTGTTCTTTTAAATGCATATGTTGTAGTGGTTCTTGAGCTCCTCATAGCCTGAACTAGAATCAGATTTGCAGCCATAATCCAAATCTTTGCTAAAATTTAGATCTTCCATTAATTTAGGAAAAGATATAGAAACAGTGCATGTAACCAAACAATACTAATCCACCCATCAAACAATTCCTGCCTCTTCTTGGCCTTTTCCCCTTAGTTTAAAAACTGCCTAAACTATCTTAACTATTGGCAATATTGGACTTACAAGCAGAAgatttaaaaatgtctttattttgtcTCTCCCCAGGCTTGAAAGCGTTTAGACAGCAACTCCGGAAAAATACTAGGGCAAAAGGATTACTAGGACTAAACAAGATTAATGGGCTGACTCGACAAGCATGTCAGGCTTCATCAGGTCGAGCATCAAGAGGATGCCTAAATTCTTCCCAACACTATCAGCCTAACACTTGCCTATACAGTAGTGGAGGAAAAAGCCGGGAAGGTGGAAACCTGTTAGAAGAGGTTCTTCACCAACAAAGGTAAGATATCACATCAGATATACGTTTCCTGGGTATGAATTATACATTGAAGTGTGTAAAAACTTACCTTTTTACTTCCATTCTCTCCTATATTACATTTTACtatattacaaattatatattgttttatatactATAAAAACGCAACTCTCTTCCCCCCAAAGGAGAGGATATTATGATTTAGAGCCCCTATAGTCTATGTAAAGTTGGCAGTAGATAGATAAAGATGAacctataaaataagatgaagggaaaaGACTGAGGAAAAAAGCAGGAAATCAACATTTGTATAGCACCCACTCTGTGCCCGGCACTGTACTAAGCCTGTTATAAACATTTCATACGATCCTCAAAACGACTCTTTGAtgtaggtgctgctattattctcattttatacctTATGAAAATGAGGccatcagaagttaagtgacttgcctagggtcacatagcaagatttgaactcaagtcttcctaactagGCATATTGCTCTTTGAAATATATCATGTTTGGTGGCAACTCATGAGTTTTTATAAAAGCatgaaaatttcaaaagaatgaaaatatcaaaaataactCGGGTTCATGGTATTACTTGTTCTGGAACTAATATGCTATCAACTTCACaaggaaaaaattttttgaatattttctaaattGAAAAATTGAAGATTTGTGTCTTTAACCTGTGGTTGAAGCATTCAGGGAAACACTTCAAAGAAATACCATTAACCTCCTTTTCTCCCCTGGTGTAGGTTGTTGCAGTTACAGCATAACACATCAGTCCACCTGAGCTGTCCTCAGGCTCCCCAGCTACCCCAAGCACAGTATGTCATTTCTGCCTGTGATGAAACCTACCCAACGCCCAATCCTCTCCTGACTTCAGAGCTGCTGAAGGGGGACTCTGGAACGCACCCCCACCTCTTCAAGGCCAGTGTCTCACCTGTGTCTTCAGCAGCCCAGCTCCTAGATTCTCACTTGTGCATCAACAGCCACACTTCTCCAGTCACCACTTCTTTTTCCCAACAGCCAAATTTTGCCATATGGTCTCCAAGCTACGATCCAGCAGTTTTGCAGCAGGGAGACTATGAAATGGAAGACCTTACCTCTGCCCAACTGAGGAAATTTGTCCTGGTTCAATGAGAGACCTCTGTTACTTAATCTAGTTTCCCTCCCTCGGGGACTTCTATTGTCCAACTGCATGGATTGACTGATTCTTTGAAGcaataattttaaagtatgtGAAGTTTTTAGACTCAGCCAATAACTTCATAGAAATGATAAAAGCAATACATCATGTGTTTtcgctttaaaattttttttcttgcactGAATGAATATGTAGATGGACTGAAaactttttgaagaaaaaataatgcaaaGGAGAATACTTTCTGGGTTGATGGGGAAGCGGGGAAGGTGGGGAGGCTGGGAGAGAATGAGTGGTACTATATTTGTCAGACAATGCTGCTCTGCTGTTATGCAAAACTTTTAAAGCTGCTGGTAGTGCTGACATAGAAGGGAGAAGGTCATTCAAAGAAAAGGAACTAATTGCTCTCTTTTTCACAATATTCGTCATGAGTTTGTGAAGATTATTACCTCTTAAAAGCAGTGGCGTGCAACAGTTGATGCattgatagaaaaaaatatgtgaGCATtgccatttgtgtgtgtgtgtgtgtttatataggaattattttctcttagTAATTAACAATTCCTCACTCCCTGAAACATACGCTTTAAGTGAAAACTGTGAACCTtctgctttatatttttaaaagttccaacAGTGCAGCAGCAGCAATCTTCACAGTTACTGGAATAATATCCTCTATGTTCTAagttggagggttttttttttccttattttagatAAGAAGTTTAATGAATTCTGCTTAAAATTGAGTTTTAAAGCATTTCTTTAGGGGAAAGTGAGTTTTACCATAAGAGATAATATATAGggtttctgtttctctcccttaAAAACTCACAGAGGTTATTTTTTAGTATGCCTGAGAGATATTTCTTTAGTGCTCTGCATTTTAGTTTTGCTGCTAATTAAGTTTTTGTGTATTTCATCATCAGGGTTCAAACAGAACAACTTATTTAGGGGAAAATGTGCAATAACCTGAGGTTATGattatactgaaaaaaaaaataaggaaaataggacAACAATCTTTTGGAAAGGAATTCAACTTTTTCTGAACAAAACCTCTATCTTGAAGAGAATTATATCAAAAACAGTTCAACCTTAAGGTGTGTagatctctttattttttgttctaggtaaattaatgtcttttttttggtcagttttaaaaaattttaaacccacAACAAATACTGTATGTATAtagacaaaaaacaaatatatacactacttgttttttatattttatactacaTTTTTGTGTTTTGGTTCTGTGTTTTCGTTTCCTGGGAATATAAACAAAGCTGGTGTTAGTTCCAGTTCATTTTTAAGGAGTAGTATCATGAGGCCACCCTTGTgttaagagagggagaaaggtgaGTACTAAATTTGGTAACAGGTAATTTGCAGGAATTTAGCCAGGTGGCTAAAATCTATCttgaattttcaaaagaaattgcTGCCTCCATCTCATTGCtttaagttttctcatctctttctcaaCACAGggtgtctttttttaattttggcttttttgaAACCTGTGGTATTaagcaaaagtaataaaaattttaaagccaaAGATTGATCAGTTTAATTGGTGGTAGGGAGAAAAGATAGGTTTATGAGATTGTTTGATATCTCCAGCTTTCCCTAATTTGCCTCTCTTCAGGAAGTTCTAAGTATTCATGTTATTTGAGCTCGCTGCTGTTCTTCAAAGCTTCACTGTGAGGGGAAGCGACTGGAGTTAACTCTTGCTGATTGACCTGGTGCCTTGAAGCAGAGAGAACACCAAAGTCTCATACTGGGTTGTGAATCAGTCCTTAgagtgggagagaaaagagagaagccaGACATTTCtgttccctcccctctccccagggCAGCAACTTCGCTTgccttcatttttacaaaagTAGCAAACCAACCTAAACAAAATAGTAATttacccttttaaaaataatttgttttcatgCCTAGATCAAAGGCTACAGAAgtgttttcatttgtttcctgTTCTAAGCAATGATGAGCACTTTATTTTCTtggtatttttttccccattgctaTAGAACATTTTTGAAATTGTTTGGCTAACAGAAAAGTCTCTCTGTGAATTTTGCAGATTTTCTTGACAGTGTTCTGCAGGCTGCAATGCAATAGGATATTTAAAGACATTACATGATCTATtatgatacatatgtatatatcatattatatatgtaatatatatatatatagtgggtTTTTTTAccatgactgaataaattgttttatttcttatcttAAAATGAGAAATGTATGCCAAAATAATTAGTTGAtgtgtttttatttaatattgaaataaatatttgggggaaaaatataaatgtttcccTTGTGGTTCTTTAGAACTTCTACACATGATTTCTTCCTGTTCAGTGCTGACTTATAGATTGTGAAAGATGATAGGGGTCTCATTTGGTCTAACTTGTGGCCTTTTTCTGTTAGAATGTCACATGTTCCAGGttcatacatttttctttaaaaaagaaaaaacgcAGCTGTCACCTACATTTAAACTTTATGTAAATTGAAATCTATGAATAGCAATCCATATCCAGGTGATGAAATACCCTGTAATGCCAATAAGTAGAAAGATCAGCAAGTCTGTAATACGATATCagtcaaataataaatatttattaagcacctactacatgccagacactacTGAGCACTGGGGGTATAAAAAGAGGCCAAAAGTCCTTATCCTTAAGGGAGCTCACTATTTAATGGAGACAATATGCAGCCAAATGTATATAAACAAGCCATCTACAGGACAAATGGGAAATAACAGACAAGGTGCTAGGATTAAGAGCACTTGTAAAAGACTATGAAAAAggaattttagttaggacttaaaggaagccagggaggttagTAGGCTAGAGAGGACTGAGAAAATTCCAGGCTTGAAggtcagccagagaaaatgcccagagcccaAACAGGGAGCATTGTGGAAAAGAAGGTCAATGACTATGGGACggaaggtgtaagaagattagaaagttAGGAGGCCACTGGGTTCTGAAGGCCTTTGAGTGCCAAATTGAAGATCttgtatttaatcctggaggcaacagggagtcactggagtttattgtgtAGCCAATGGCCAGATATACGAGAAAATCACTTTTAGTGGCtaaattggagtggggagagacttaagaAACCAGGAGGATATTGCAATAGCCCCAGTGTTGAGGGCTGCACCTGGGTACTGGCAAGGTCCGAGGAGAGAAGGCATATTTGAGATGCATTGCCAAAGTGAAATGGACACACCTTGGCAAGAGATTAGATATGGGAGCCAAGATAGTGAAATAGTACTGGATGATGCCTCACACAGGTTTCCAGACAGAGGAACTGGGAGGACATTTCTTCTATcgtaatagggaaggtaggaaggcttaggggaaaagacaatgagttctCTTTTAGACATACTGAGATTAAGCTGTCTACCGGATATCTACTTCAggatatctgaaaggcagtttgTCAgcttggaggtcagcagagagattggaCATGATATAGTAAATATGAGAATCATCAGTAATAAAATCAATGGGAACTGACAAGAGAGGTAGcctagaaggagaagagaagagggcccaggacagagccctaTGGGACATCTTTGATTAGAAGCTAGAGGGTATGATCTGGCAGAAGATCCAGTGAAGGAGGCAGAGAACAGATAagtaagaaacagagaagaaccaggagagagtggaaTTCCAAAAAcctagggagaagagagaaatgatatAGTAAATATGAGAAT
Protein-coding regions in this window:
- the SIK1 gene encoding serine/threonine-protein kinase SIK1, yielding MVIMSEFTSVPISNQTQQRPLRVGFYDIERTLGKGNFAVVKLARHRVTKTQVAIKIIDKARLDPSNLEKIYREVQIMKLLNHPHIIKLYQVMETKDMLYIVTEFAKNGEMFDYLTSNGHLSENEARKKFWQILSAVEYCHSHHIVHRDLKTENLLLDASMNIKLADFGFGNFYKSGEPLSTWCGSPPYAAPEVFEGKEYEGPHLDIWSLGVVLYVLVCGSLPFDGPNLPTLRQRVLEGRFRIPFYMSQDCETLIRRMLVVDPTKRITIAQIKHHKWMQADPSLQQNPPLSFSIQNYCSNLGDYNEQVLGIMQTLGINKQRTVESLQNSSYNHFAAIYYLLLERLKEYRNTQPSNCSGLGKLQRSRSSDLSNFEMPQEGLTSDAFRSSLLYQQPQNLTQSMLQEEMDFDLNNPLQVSSHKSRAKSYTWPLFFSMDPSFSGLFRNCSISPNSLLETTISEEVRQDKDFEEEIKTQNPIHLPSNTSRRHTLAEVTSHFYQCTPPYIVISSCTSPAEGTNSDSCLTSSSNNGSEGLSSCLKDQVLMANSTTVKMTSPFPVAQSDTPGQKLEGCLGGPALLPLSFQEGRRASDTSLTQGLKAFRQQLRKNTRAKGLLGLNKINGLTRQACQASSGRASRGCLNSSQHYQPNTCLYSSGGKSREGGNLLEEVLHQQRLLQLQHNTSVHLSCPQAPQLPQAQYVISACDETYPTPNPLLTSELLKGDSGTHPHLFKASVSPVSSAAQLLDSHLCINSHTSPVTTSFSQQPNFAIWSPSYDPAVLQQGDYEMEDLTSAQLRKFVLVQ